From Zingiber officinale cultivar Zhangliang chromosome 5B, Zo_v1.1, whole genome shotgun sequence, the proteins below share one genomic window:
- the LOC121987790 gene encoding patatin-like protein 5, with protein MASSSTSDASTSNNPPPSCGKTITILCIDGGGVRGLIPAKIIEFLEKQLQELDGGEARIADYFDVISGTSTGGLIATMLAAPGENNKPLFAGKDVVDFYLKNCAKIFPQHRAGCLNPALKLMDALTGPRYDGKFLRSKIREILGDTKLSQTLTNVVIPTFDIKLMQPVFFSTFETQADPLKNARLSDICIGTSAAPTYLPGHYFNTWDDEGNNKSFNLIDGSVAANNPTLVAMNQVTKQILESNKDFETYNPMDYRQFLVISIGTGAHKQTERYSARESARWGLLEWLWNRGKSPLVQIFREASSDMVDIYASVVFQALESEGNYLRIQDDTLTGAAASVDNSTKWNLRNLVRIGENLLEKPASRVNLETGQSVPVVDGEGGTMSNKERLVKFAKTLSDERKRRQENLVSSA; from the exons ATGGCAAGCAGTTCAACTTCAGACGCCTCTACCTCAAATAACCCTCCGCCGTCTTGTGGGAAGACGATCACCATTCTCTGCATTGACGGCGGCGGGGTTCGTGGCCTCATCCCCGCGAAGATCATCGAGTTTCTTGAAAAGCAACTTCAA GAGCTTGATGGAGGAGAAGCGAGAATAGCCGACTACTTCGACGTGATCTCCGGCACGAGCACCGGCGGGCTCATCGCCACCATGCTCGCAGCTCCCGGCGAGAACAACAAGCCACTCTTTGCCGGCAAGGATGTCGTTGACTTCTACTTGAAAAACTGTGCCAAGATTTTTCCACAACACAG GGCCGGATGCCTCAATCCAGCATTAAAGCTGATGGACGCGTTGACTGGACCAAGATACGACGGTAAGTTTCTTCGCTCCAAGATTCGAGAAATCTTAGGCGACACAAAACTAAGTCAAACGTTGACCAACGTTGTGATCCCAACTTTTGACATCAAACTTATGCAGCCCGTCTTCTTCTCAACTTTTGAG ACACAGGCTGATCCTCTAAAGAATGCTCGTTTATCGGACATCTGCATCGGCACCTCCGCCGCCCCCACATACCTCCCCGGCCATTACTTTAATACCTGGGACGATGAAGGCAACAACAAGAGCTTCAACCTCATCGACGGCAGCGTAGCGGCAAATAATCCC ACTTTAGTCGCGATGAACCAAGTGACGAAGCAAATTCTGGAGTCGAACAAGGATTTCGAGACGTATAATCCGATGGACTACCGTCAATTTCTGGTGATCTCGATTGGGACTGGAGCACATAAACAGACGGAGAGGTACAGTGCCCGAGAGAGCGCTCGATGGGGATTGCTTGAGTGGCTGTGGAACAGAGGAAAATCGCCACTCGTCCAAATTTTCAGGGAGGCGAGCTCGGACATGGTGGATATCTATGCTTCAGTCGTTTTCCAGGCACTGGAAAGTGAGGGCAACTACCTTCGCATACAG GACGATACTTTGACTGGCGCTGCGGCTTCGGTGGATAATTCAACGAAGTGGaacttaagaaatttagttcgGATTGGGGAGAATCTGCTGGAGAAGCCGGCGTCGCGGGTGAACTTGGAGACTGGGCAATCGGTGCCGGTGGTGGATGGGGAGGGAGGAACAATGTCGAACAAGGAACGGCTTGTTAAATTTGCCAAGACATTGTCAGATGAAAGGAAGCGTAGGCAAGAAAACTTGGTTTCGTCTGCATGA